CAGTGTATATCATTTTATaactttcttgttctttttattGGTAATTAAACTGAATAAAAGATGAATAAGTAGCATTAACTTGAAGTTCTGATCTGCCAATTTTTGCAAGATCTTGCACTTTTACTTACCACCATTAAAATCATTGGTCTTTTTCATGTGATGGTTAATTGGTTGGGACATGAGTATAATCTAAACAATCATTTTTAGTGGTGTTTGTTGTctaatgatgctgaaattcattGTTTGTATGGTAGACCATGTTTGTATCTGTAGCGTACACTAAAGAAAACGTCAGTTTTGTATTTTTGCAGTTGAATATAGTTGATGGTAAGATGCAATATTTGTTTGATGAGGATGGGCATCGCTATCTTGATGCATTTGGTGGGATTGCTACTGTTTGTTGTGGCCACTGCCACCCTGAAGTTATTGAGGCCATAATTAATCAGACGAAACGGCTGCAACATTCTACTGTTTTATATCTAAACCATGCTATTGCAGATTTTGCTGAGGAATTAGCCTCAAAGTTGCCTGGTGATCTGAAGGTTTGGTTCTTTTCCCCCTTTGTTTTTCAAAGAACATCTAGCTTCTTCCAATTTATTGAACTTTTAACTAATTCTTTTTTCACAGGTTGTTTTCTTTACAAATTCTGGCACAGAAGCAAATGAGCTGGCATTGATGATTGCCCGGCTTTATACTGGTTGTCATGATATTATATCGCTCAGAAATGCATACCATGGGAATGCAGCCGCAACAATGGGTGCAACTGCTCAGTGTAACTGGAAATTTAATGTTATTCAGGTACATAAAGTACGAGAATGATATTTCTAATACATGTTGATGTTAATGTTAATGCTCACAACTAAGACTACTGCAGGTGGGATGTGCTTGGCAGGCGATATACGTAAAATACATCTCAAAGTTTATTGCGAGTCTGATTTGGTGATGCGCATCCTAGAATATATAAAACAATCATTTTGATCGAATCTTAATGATGCCAGCAATGATAATTTATCTTTTCTGGTCAGTAATTAAGTTTATATAATACTGACACATGTTTCAAAGTGATTAGATCTGCCTAATCTTCCCTAATAATACTGATAATACTGAATGTGCAATAATGGGGCAAAGCTCATGGATCTTGAGCAGGTTGGAGATAGGATTTTTCTCTTCTCATGGGAGACTGGCCTCCTTTTTGTTTGTATTAATGATCAACTTCTGGTCATAAAATGTACTGCTTTCTTAAAAGTTTCTTTGCTATTCAATTTTAGACCATGCTAATGATGAGAAAATGTTTAGCATCAGTTGTAAAATACTGATATCTATCATTCGATTGAGCCTAGCTTTCTATATTTTGATCCTTTTCTGCTGTTACCAGAGTGGAGTGCACCATGCACTGAACCCAGATCAATACAGAGGTGTTTTTGGATCGGATGGAGAAAAATATGCGAAAGATGTTCAAGAAATCATCGACTTTGGAACTTCTGGGCAAGTTGCTGCTTTTATTTCGGAAGCCATCCAAGTATGCTATGATCAATAGTTTCCATATGCTGCTTTTTTAATATCAGTACTTGTTAAACttctttttgtttaaaaaaaatgcttgtTAATTTGTGTGGCCTACCATGTTGATTTCACATATGAAATTAACAAGATGCTGCATTTattgtatataattttttatctgTTATTTTTCTAAAAGTTGTTCATTATGAGATTGCCAATTGTGAAGTAGAAAGCTCCTTTCTGTATGACAGGGAGTGGGTGGAATACTGGAATTAGCGCCAGGTTACCTGCCTGCCGTGTATAAGACTATAAAAAAGGCTGGGGGCCTCTGTATAGCGGATGAGGTCCAGGCAGGATTTGCACGAACAGGAAGTCATTTCTGGGGATTTGAGGCTCATGGTGTTGTGCCTGATATGGTAACAATGGCAAAGGTTAACTTCTATGTCCCTTTCTTTTGTGAACCTCTGGTGTTTTTGAAAGTCATAGAAACTTGCTTTCATCTTTCCAACGAGTTTGccatcatttttggatctagaaCCCTTTTTTTGAACATAGAATCATTGTAACCAAAAAAAACATAGAATCATTGAACTGCCTGATGGAAAAGGTATTTCTCTAATTGTGTTGGCCAGAAACTTTAGCATCTTTTGGGGAGGTGGATGTAGTGGTAATTGCAAAATGTAATATTAAACTTGACACTCATCTCATTGGACTGGCCAGAGGTTATATCTAGAATGGGAGATGAAACCCTCATATACCATCTAACTGTATAGTATTCCTGATATTACTGTCAACTCAAAATTGTTACTAAAGTTTATAGTCATGTCTTTCAACTTTGTTCTGTTCTAGGGTTTAATTTAAGCTTGGCTGATTCTTTTGCGTTGTCATCAGGGTATTGGAAATGGGATACCTATTGGAGCAGTTGTTACTACTCCAGAAATTGCTCAGGTCTTGACCCGCAGAAGCTATTTTAATACCTTTGGCGGTAATCCTGTTTGCACTGCTGGAGGGCATGCTGTACTTAAGGTGCTTGAGAAAGAAAAGCTCCAGGAAAATGCACATGTTGTGGGATCTTACTTGAAAGACCGACTCAAGGCCCTCCAGGAAAAGCATGAAAGTAAGCTTATGTCTAATAGAGATTGCCTGCCATAGTTATGTCTTTAAAGTTGCAGTCTTTGCTTCAAAGCTTCGTTATTATTTGCTTGTAAGAAAGCTTTTATATACTCTGCTATGGGAAGCATGCCATATCAACATACATACATTTTTGCGCAGTCTTGGAGAATTAAAGAAACTGATTTTATTATGTTTAGTAACAATCAGACTATGCTTTTGTACTTACATGCATAAAAGAATATTTGTAGGAAATATTTTAGTATTTGGGTGATTATTTGTCGCTTCAGGCCTGTGCCAGCTTTGGCAGGAGGCGGTAAATTGGTAGAATgccaaaagaaaagggcatggAGGTAAACTATAATACTCCCTTAAAGATTTTCCTATTCATCTGATTCTGGAACAGGGATTCTTTTAGCAAATTGAAACTGATTCAGGTTAAACCAGCCTCGGAAGTCTGTGATTACTGTAATGGGCTAGACGAGGATAATCTGTCTAGAGAAGCTGCAAGTGTGACTGCTTTGGCAGGATCCCTTCTCACCCTCATGTAATTTATGAAGCCTTGTCCTATATGTGCTAAGCATGAGCTTTGTTTCCATCATAACAACATACACCTTCAAACATGAAAAATCCtatcccctctctctcccatcAGTTATTCTGGTCATCTATAGCATGTTAAGATGTTTCTTCTATATTTTATGAATATGAGGTCTAACATTTGTACTAACTAGATATTTCATAGATCTGACGTGTATCCTTGTATTCCACATGAAAGCCATTCTGACAATTTTTGGCAAAACAACttgtttttccatttttttcccctttattTTCTCTTAATTATGTTGGAACTTGCTATTGGTTTTCCATAATTTTACtcaatttcttttgtaaacaagATTAATCCATCAGTTTCGCAAATCATTTAATTGTCCCATTTTACTATTTCTTTCTGGAAATATCTTTTAATAGTTTGGTGTTTGACTTGTTCTGTTTGCTCCAGTTATtggtgatgtgaggggaagaggCTTGATGCTTGGAGTTGAGCTAGTTACTGACCGCCAACAAAAAACTCCAGCCAAAGCTGAAATTCTGCGTGTCATGGAATTGATGAAAGGTGAACCATTTTTATCCATGCAATGCTGGAAAGTGGTCATTTTGTTTAGCAAAGAGGCCTTGAATCTGTTGATTTTGTCTGGAGTAGTTTATTTCAGCCACTGCATCCTGATGGCATTGGCTTTTAGGATAGCTATAGCATCCAATGAAGCCAATGAGGTTCTGCAGTGATTTGAATCCTATACATATCTATCTTGTCTTAAAAGTGGTTTTTTTCCATCCATCATTCTATAAATCGGATTCCTGATAAACCTGAATTCTTGGTGCAGATATGGGTGTATTAGTTGGGAAGGGTGGCTTTTATGGGAATGTTTTCAGAATAACGCCTCCTCTGTGCTTTACTAGGGAAGATTCTGGTGTGGTCTCGCTCAAGCCTTGCTGCAGCATGATTGATTTCTGTGGTAGCTAAAGTTATTAATCACTTTTCTAACTCCTTatcatcattttcttttctgcAGATTTCTTTGCTGATGTAATGGACATTGCATTGTCAAAGCTGTGAAGCCTGATTCTGATGCTCTGGAAGCTGAATGGAATTGAAGTTATTTATCCATCTAGCTTTGTATATCCCTCCTGGGAAGCTCTTTCTTGTGAACAAATAAGAGCTGTATTCTCGTAAGGAGCGGATGATGGGACACCACCTCTGTGGGGGGTTTCCTGTGAATAATAAGAGCTGTAGTCTCATAATAAGCTGATGGTGAGACACCACCTCGTTGTCTCTCtccatctatctatctatcttccCTCCAGACCCATGTGTGTATGAATGAATGTTTTGCTATTGAAACGTTTGCTTCTGTATCGTAAATCATTCAtggtaataataaaaaaatggctCTTATTACCTGTCCATGTCCTTCATCTATTGTCATTCATGCTAATGGTAACAAAAAATGAGAACGCAATTGTGCATGTGGTTGTGGGCAATGACCATCTGTTCTCAATTTATAATGCAAAGATTGTGCACATTGTCAGGCCgggtttgggttgtatctttcatgagaaagaaggattcacctttctttcttctttttttttttttttttttttttttttttttttgcacgatTCCATCATTGGATCACACAATAGCCGCTTCGAAGAGTACCCTCATTATATTAAATGACATGTCAAAATCTGATCGGTTACAAAAAGGAATTGAGCAAACAAAGTTTTCTATGACAACTTTTATTTCTTAATATAGATTAGCAGCAAGTTTATTTCCTCCTTCATATTAATAACATTTATTCCATCATTTTACTTCAATAGATTAAATCATAATCATTAATATGGTGACACTAAAATGAATGAGGGCAGTAAGTACGCGGGTGGCTTAGTGATTGAGATGGATGCATTGAATGAAATTTTAAGAGCAAACTTAGAAATACAATAAGTGACTGATATAGtatttaactaaaaaataataatcattaAAATTCAACACCTCATTAGTGATAAACAAGGACAGTCACCTTCAAAAATAATGACCCCacaacattttctttttctgaagCACGATCTTAGAAGGACAAACCCAAATCTATTCCAAATAACCAAGAGCCTTTAAGATGATCCATATCACTTTATAGAACGTTAGATATCTCCTTCATATATTTATTTCATAATAACAAAACCATGCAAGAAACCTATTAACCTGGATAGGGTGACCGAATCACCACCTAAACACTACGTTGTGCAACCAAGGGAAAGAAACTAAATCCTTCTCTCATCAGAGCTGCTAACGCTACGGTAGCCCTCCAGTTGCTCACCTCTAGTAGGAGGCCACCATGGATGAGAAGTGAGCATATCTGGCTGAGACGGGGATCGGTCTGCGGTTGACCAGTCCCGAGAACCGGACTGCCGATGCGAAGAGGGACACAAACTCCATGGCTATCTGCCCAACCTCCTGAAACCTGGACAAGCTCTTCCTCATGATCACACCGAGAACTATGGAGAACGCAGCTTCCCAGTTCACCATTTTGCCCTGCTAAATTCTTCCTGGACTGAGTAGCGGGTGAGCTGGTTCACAAATGACATGGGATGGAGCCTGTTCTTCAGTCCAGGCAAGGAAACACCAAAAATGTGTGGCGGAAGAGGCACGTTTATTGCCTTAGCCGAACAGACGAAAATACCCTTGGGCTGGAAATCTTAGAATAAACCCGGTTGCTCTTTGCCGGAGGTTGAACCCTTAACAATAGTTGGGGTCCAGTTTGATAGAAGGTTTTAGGTATTTTTTGATGACTTGTAGTCTCTAAAATAAACTTTTTTAATATACTTGATACCAAAATTCGTCGTCTCGGTATCGGACTCAATACCGGTGACACACTAGTACTGTATCGATACGATACGGTATGGAGATTTTTTGGCGTATCGAA
The Phoenix dactylifera cultivar Barhee BC4 chromosome 3, palm_55x_up_171113_PBpolish2nd_filt_p, whole genome shotgun sequence DNA segment above includes these coding regions:
- the LOC103714394 gene encoding alanine--glyoxylate aminotransferase 2 homolog 3, mitochondrial-like, whose translation is MAMQRLFLRRLSSGARNRGLSRLAEAEAFPREENAAVLPKIPPFDYSPPPYTGPRAAEILGKRSEFLSPSLFHFYKNPLNIVDGKMQYLFDEDGHRYLDAFGGIATVCCGHCHPEVIEAIINQTKRLQHSTVLYLNHAIADFAEELASKLPGDLKVVFFTNSGTEANELALMIARLYTGCHDIISLRNAYHGNAAATMGATAQCNWKFNVIQSGVHHALNPDQYRGVFGSDGEKYAKDVQEIIDFGTSGQVAAFISEAIQGVGGILELAPGYLPAVYKTIKKAGGLCIADEVQAGFARTGSHFWGFEAHGVVPDMVTMAKGIGNGIPIGAVVTTPEIAQVLTRRSYFNTFGGNPVCTAGGHAVLKVLEKEKLQENAHVVGSYLKDRLKALQEKHEIIGDVRGRGLMLGVELVTDRQQKTPAKAEILRVMELMKDMGVLVGKGGFYGNVFRITPPLCFTREDSDFFADVMDIALSKL